Genomic segment of Candidatus Poribacteria bacterium:
ATTGGAGCGTTCCTTCTGCCGTGGCAACGAGGAGTTTTTGTCTTTCGACTATTTCAAGGGTTCCGGACTGTCCATCAGTTTTCTGTGGCAGTGGTTGACAACGCACAATTTTTAACCGCAGTTTCTCTCGGAAGAAAGTATACGCACCGGGCCAGATCGCTGTACCTCTGACTAAATTGTGAATCGTGATCGCTGGTTGATTCCAATCAATTTGCCCGATCTCCTTCGTCAGCCGCGGGGCATGCGTTGCTTCTGCGTCGTTCTGTGGGATTGCAGATGGCGGTTCGCCATCCGGCATATTGGACAAACATCGGACCAGTTGATTTGCCCCGAGTTGTGCCAACTGTTTCGTCAATGTGAAAGCAGTGTCTTCGTGTCGGATCGGGACTCGGTCTGCCGAGATAATATCACCTGTATCCTCACCTGCATCCAGTAACATCAGTGTCACCCCTGTCTCCGTTTCACCCTTAATGAGTGCCCACTGAATTGGAGCAGCACCACGGTACTTTGGAAGAAGCGAGGGATGTAAATTGATAGTGCCACAGGGCGGGATATCTAAAACGGTTTGGGGAAGAATTTGGCCAAAGGCAGCAACAACAATTACATCCGGTGCGAGACGTTTAAGAGTCCGCACAAAATCTGGTTTTCTCGCCTTCTCAGGCTGATAGACCGGTATCGTATGCTCTGTAGCAACTAATTTGACAGGTGACGGGGTGAGTCGTTTTCCGCGTCCGCTCGGTCGGTCGGGCTGTGTGACGACACCGATGAGTTCAAATTTGTGGGCGATGAGTTCTTTGAGCGCTGGAACGGCAAACTCACTGGTCCCCATAAACAAAATACGCACTTCTTAATTTTTCCTTGCGGAGAAACAACCTAAGTTTGGACTTTGACGTGCTCTTCTCAGGAGTCGCCTGCGTGTTTTTGCAAACGCTTACGGACGGGCGAGGGTGTTGCTCATTCCTTCGTCTGTGAGCAACACCGTTACCAGTCCGAAAAAATCCAATGCGAAGAAAGTGTTTCTGCGTATTGTTGCAGGCTCCTGCTTCCGTTAAACATACACGTTAGAAACGAATTTGAATGAGTGGCAGCGCGAAACCGACAGACGGCTCATTTGACCACCTGTTCAGTCCTTTATTCATCGAGTCCTGTAGCGACTTATTTCTATATCTCGCTACATACGTGTCGGTTTCGGACAACCGTGTAAGCGGACCATCCACGGGATCCTCATCTTCGGGCGGTGGAGGCGTCCGCGGTTCAGGCACAAGTGGTGCTGATCGGTCAACATTACGCGTATGCAACCAATCCCATACCCCAATAAACACAGAAAATGAAACAGCCCCGATGCCAATGATACGATAGTCCTGCGAGGACAATTCAGGCGCGAATTGATTTTCACGTAACATTTTTACCCCGCGCATTACCACGTAACTGTGAATCGCAGTAAAGGGGAGGGAACTCAGGGTAACGATCTCAAACCGACGCAAAGCACTTTCGCTATACCCCTCTGGTTCCGTTTGTTCTGTCTCCGACTCGGGGGATTCTGACTGAACTTGCGCTGTTGCGTTCGGGATCACTAAGGAAAGAGAAATTAGGCTAAGCAAGAATAATCGAACACTCAATTTATACATGGATTACTTTCCCAGACAAAGAATTGTGTTGCATCTCTTACAGTGAAATCCAGAATTACAGATACGTCATTGACTGGCGTATTCACAAAACACACCATAATGTCAATTTAAGGAAAAGCTGCATCGTAGAGAATCAACGCTGAATGCGCGTATTGCCTCGCAGTGAGAGTCAGCGGGGTAGAACGGATTCCATCAAAACTGTAAAACGCCGTAAAAAAATAAGGTTTTCTCTATACATGCCACACCGAACATATACCGAGTGAAACCCAACGCTTTGGTTGTGAAACCTCCCAGACGCTGCCCCTATGAAGTTGGGTTTCACTTTGTTCTTGAGCGCATAGCGAACCTATCAGATTCCAGGTGTGTTTGTCCCGCGATGTTCGCCTTCTCGAGACCGTTCTACCCAACCTACGGTCGCACTATCTTTAGGTTAGACCCGGTTCGGTTAGGGGATTTCGTCTACGAATAGACTCAGTCCGTAGCGCAAGTCGCGTGTGGACTTGCGGGACAATGTATTACATTCCGAACCTACCGGGCTTGGGGACCGCTAAATTGATGGCTATGGTGTACCTATGAAAAATACCTACAAAAAACCGGTAATAGTTAAGTATCCTGGTTTTGATCGCGGTTTTGAAAAAGGTAAACAATTAACATCCCCGCTCCAATACAGACAGAAATATCCGCAATGTTAAAGGTCGGCCAAAAGAGCCCTTTGTCAGCGATACCGAATTGCAGGAAATCAACGACCTCACCCAAATAGAGGCGATCTATGAAGTTTCCAACAGCACCGCCGAGTAGAAACCCGAGAGCGACTTGCATCCAACGGCTCTCCCTGAATCGAAGATAATACGCAAAAATGAAGGCTAAAGCGATAATAGTAATGAGAATCAGTAAGACCCTGTGTCCAGCGAGTACGCCAAAAGCGGCTCCTGTATTCCTATCGTGCCGAAGGTTGAAAAAGCCGGGAATAATCGGAATCACCTCTATAACCTGAGTGATATGGTTTTGCACCAACCATTTACTCACCCAATCTACTATCAACACTGGAATCGCCACACCGATTAAGGGTATCAGCGTCTGCGGCGTATTTTTTTTAGGATCCTGCTTCGTGGGCATTCTTAAGCACCTCCCATTCCGCTTTGGCATCCTTCGCCTCTATATCGGAAACATGCAGAGTTTTCTCGACAATCGGTGAGAGTTGGTGCCAATTCTTCTGAAAAATGCTATGGTTACCCGTTATACCCTCTTCGGAAATGAGATGATAGAAATGTTCCGCCAAAAAAGGAGTCAAGGGTGCTAACCGTTGCACGAGCACAGTGGCGATTTGTGCTAAAGTGGCTTGTGCCACATGTAAGATTTTAGCAGGACGCGATTCTATGGCGCGAACATAAAAACGAAGATCGTTTTCGCAGAAATCGGTTAAGAGTGTCCACATTTCATGAAAATCCCCGTCTTGGTACGCCTGCTGGACCTCCTGTAAACGTAGAAAGGTAACGATTATCGCCAACGAATCAATCAAAGCGCTTTCAGCGGTCAGCAATCGGCTCTCAGAGGAGTCCCGGTCGGAAACCGTTGGAAACCGTTGAAAATCGTCAGCAAGAGAATTTTTTTGCTGATGGCTATTTCCGATCCCCTTACTGATATTCTCTAATAGTTCCTGCAATTGCTGATATTTAACAAGGTAGTCCCGTGCGAGTTTATCAAGATGCTTGGGATTGACTTGCTCTGTTCCGACATTAGGCGTTATTGCAACCAAGCGTGCTACATCAGCTGGATATTTGTTGAGAAATGCGTCTTCTACCTGTATTTCCCCGCCAACTTTCGGCATTGTCTTAAGTTTTAGTTGCTTAAGAGGTTGGCTTTCTTTAATTGGACGGCTTCTGCTGAGTGCTGCGGAAATAACACTGATCTCAGCTAACCATTTTGTCCATTTTAAATCGGAAACTGTGTCAGTTTTCGGTACAAACATGACACTGGTGTGCCCACCGAGCGGTTTCTTGAAATCAGAATTGTCAATAATCTGAAGTAGATTGGCGAAATGGCTATCAAGAAGCGTCGCTTCTTTGCGAAAGTCACTTGAATTACAGTTTTGACACCGAGTATCAACAGGTAAAAGCTCCTCAACGCTCAATCGGAACCAGAATTCGAACCCTCGTTGTATAGAATTCCTGATTGCATTAAGGGTATTTTTATCAGTAAGAGGTTCATCACACTGGTCGCACAGAAGGATTGGAAGTGGCATTCCCCATTGGCGCTGTGCTGAAACCGGCAAATCTTCAAAATTGAGGACATCCTTTTGGACATCGCGAATACCTTTATGATCCGTGTCGCCGTAATTATCCCAATATTCTTGGGCGTTGAGAAGTTGGGTAGTGGCATGGTTTTTGGAGATAGAGAATACCCATTTGGAACAGGGTCGGAACACAGCCAATTCTTTACAACGCGGACAGTGAGGCTCAGGCATCTCGCCTTTTTGTGTCTTGAGGAGATAACCACATTTCTCCAATTGTGGAACAATAAATTTCTCAGCATCAAACAGATACAAACCGCACAATTGCCCAGCTTCCTCGGTGAACCTTCCGGTTTCATCAAAAACAGGCATAGTATTCATTTCTAACGTTTGGGCGATCTTGTAACTCGGCAGATGATGCGCTGGATTTAGGGGCATAACACCGGATTTTAAGGAAGATATTGATTTATCACGGACAGCGTTTGCGGCTACAGTCTCAGGAATGAGTGTAATCTCTAAATCTTTCGCCGGAAACAGTGGATGCGCCACGGCGCATTTTGCGAGTTCAGAGGCTTTGATTTCTTTAACAGCTTTCGGTCTGGATTGTCCTTTTGGAAGGTGTTTGGTAAAGTGTTTAAGCTGCGGTTCCGCAAAAAGCAGATATTCGTCCTGCCATTGCGTGAGCCAATAGGGAGTATCGTCGGTAATTCCGAGTTTAACGATTCCTGCTATTTCCCAAAGGTGGGGCATTTGGAGACAGAAGAAAACATTAATGCCAAATTCTTCTAACCCGACATTGAAAGGAAACTTTACGTAGCCATTCAAGGTGTGCGTCGGTATTTGTACGAGATTCGCTTCATTGATCGGGACAGTGCAATTGGGGCACCATGGACTGAGCTGCGGCAAGTCATGGAGATAGCCAGAATCGCGGAGTCGACTAATGAGTGCGATAAGCCTTGCTTCCTGTCGCGATTCGAGGGTTTTCTGTGAAGTATCCCAATCGGCGAAGATACCGAGTTGATGGAATTTCTGTTTTTGGACTTCTAATTCCTGTTTATGTCGTGCGCGACATCGCTTCCGAAGGACAGATAACTTGATTGGCGTTTTAGACTTTGCAGCCTCAATAACGTGTTCCTCAATCCAAAGGGGATAGGTCTCCCACGCGGGCACATACGTGACCTGATGTCCTTGCATTAATTCTGCTTTAAGGAAGATATCCTGACAAACTTTTCTACAAAGGGTGTTAAGAGTGAGTGCATCGACGGAGGTGGGCATCTCGCGAAGGACATAGGTTTCTGCCTGGGAGGCGTGGCGGTGCTGCGCAGCACTTGATTTGACTGCGTTGCGGTCTACAGTCGCTGATTTTTTGCTCGCGAGTGGGTATACATCAGCGTTCTGCCAAATTTCCAGAACGGCGTTTTCTCGTTCGCGGTCTGTCAACTGAGGTATCTCTTTCGGTTTCGTGGATTTACCGCGTTTACGTGTTGTGTTTTTTGTGGTAGAATTTCGTTTTCTCATATTTTTTCTACACAGTTGTCAGTTGTCAGTTAAGAGGCTTTCGTTATAACAGCGGAAATCCGCAGAAATACCCAAGCAAAAACACCCTATCAAATACCCCAAGCAAATACGCCAAGCAAAAACACCCTCTTCTAACGATTAACTGCTTGGCATATCCTTCTATCTATCACCAGATCACACGTGCCAAAAACTGTAACAGAAGAATCAACACAAAAGGTGAAATGTCAATACCAAAATTCCGAGTTACCGGTCCGAGCACATTCCGAATCGGATTTAAAACTGGATCTACGAGGCGACTTGTCCACCAATAGAGTTGCCTAACGATTGCGTTCTGAGTGCCAGCAACAAACCAAGAAAGTATGGCATTCGCGAAAACCACTATTGTGTAAATTTCAAGCAGTTCACTGATGAACCAAGCGAGCATATCCATTATTACCTAAAAGATCCTCACAAACTGATTATGTACTACCGAGTTCCTTTGCTCGCTCTGTTGCAGCGAGAATAGCTTCTGTAAGCGTTGCTCGTAAGCCGCCTTGTTCTAAAGCGTGCAGTCCGGCGGCGGTTGTCCCCCCTGGTGTGGTAACACGGTTCTTGAGCACAGCCGGGTGTTCCTGCGTTTCAGCTAACATCGTCGCTGCGCCTAAGACTGTATGGGTGGCAAGTTTCTGTGCCTCTGCACGCGGTAACCCGACATGAACCCCTGCATCTGCTAACGCTTCGATGAAGAGGGCAACATAGGCAGGCCCACTCCCACTTACCCCCGTGACAGCATCAAGATGGCGTTCATCCATCACTAAAGAGATGCCACATGCATCGAAAATTTGTTGTGCTATTTCAAGATGCTCCTGATTCGCTGTACTGCCAGTGGTTAGTACCGAGATTGCAGCCCCCACTGATGCTGAAATATTTGGCATCACCCGAACGACGGGTGGAGTGTTGTCAAAATAGGATTCAAGCGTTGCGGTCGTAACACCCGCTGCGATGCTAATGAGCCATTGTGGTGATGACAAGGCACGTGCCACCTGTGGCAAGACGTGTGGGACTGCTGGCGGCGTAACAGCACAAAGAATCACATGCGTATTTTCTATCAAGGACGCGATATCGCTTGCGCTGTTAGTCCCTTTTTCATCGCAAAGCTGCTGAACGAGGGTAGTATCAAGGTCGGTAACCCAGATCTGTTTTGCAGGAAATACCGTGTCAGCGATACTCCGGACGATAATGCCCCCCATCTTTCCAATGCCGATTACACCTAAATTTTTAATTTTTCCTTGCGGTTCGGTCAGGTAAGTTTCACTCATAACGCGATTTTCCGTAGAACTGCAGAAACACCCAAGCAAAAACCCCTCCATTACATTACGGGCTACAAGTTTTGGTAATAACCTATCTAATTATTCCTCTGAAACTTCAAAGATGGCCCTGCCGATTCTAACGAGGTTCGCGCCTTCTTGAACGGCTACTTCAAAGTCGTTAGTCATCCCCATCGAAAGATACTCCATGGTAACTCCGGGAAATTTCTGTGCCTCTATCTTTTCAGCAAGCGATCTCAGCAAAGCGAACGCGGGACGGTTTTCGTCCGGCGAAGGTGTTAATTGCCCCATTGTCATCAACCCAACGATGCGCGATGCCGGATATGCCTGTGCGTCCTCAATGAACTGAAGGACATCTTCCGCCGCCACCCCGTATTTACTTGCCTCGCGAGTTGTATTTATCTGAATTAAAACATCTGTTCGTTGTGAGCGTTGTTCAGATCGGTGTGCTATCTCTGCTAAAAGCCGCAAACTGTCAACTGAATGAATCAGCGAAAACATTTCCAATGCGGTTTTAACCTTATTCCTTTGCAAATGTCCAATAAGGTGCCACCGGCATGCGTTATCACTGGCATCTGTCCCTACAGCATCGACAAAGGCATTAACTGGCGCGTACTTCTGTTGCGCTTCCTGCACTCGGTTTTCACCTATATCCGTTGCGCCTGCAGCGAGAACTGTCTGAATTTCCGCCGCTGAACGCCCTTTCGTAACAGCAACGAGCGTTATTGAATCGAGTGTGCGCTGACTCCGCGCTGCAGCACTGGCAATGCGTTCATTGATCCTGGAAAGATTATCGACAATCGAGTTCAATTTTCTATTCCAAAATTTTCCAATTAAAAATTGGTTAGATTAAAAGCGTATGTCAAGCTTCAAGATTGTCTGTTGAGGGCGGATCTGAATTTAAAGGCTTGCTTGCGTGAAAGAGTATACCAATGACAGCGACTAAGACGGCTATACTCACAATGCCAATACCAACGGTTATCTTATGTGTTGCCTCCGTATAAACCTGCGTGACTTGCACCGCACTCACGTTTTCGGACAAAACTTCCTGATATTTGGAAGGGTGGTTACCGCCTTGTATAATAAAAACAAGCCCGATCAAACCTGTAACGATTGATAACGTCGCAAAGAGTCCGCGCATTTTCAATTCTTTCCGGCATACGCCAAATTGTTGCTTAAGCGCGAGTTTTAAAAATCAGCGTCCTAAACAGGTTGGAACATCTAAGGAAAATAACGTTACAAATTGTAGTGAGGTTTCGACTGGGAACGATGCTGATACTGTTATTTATTCGTGGCATCTATAATATATATTAATGATACTATATTTTTACGAGAAAAGCAAATTTTCCGTCCGAGGAGTCTCTTCTCTATTCAGTATCAAGTTGGATATATGAGAGCATTCTACCTGTTTGTCCGTTTTCAGCCCGATGTGAATAAAAAAGGTCTGTACGACAAGCGGTGCAAAGTGGTGATATTGAAATAGAAGCGGCGGGTAAATCTGCTTCAACCAATTGATTAAGATTGGCAGTCTGTAGACTTAAGTTTGTGCCATCGTGGACGGTGTTACCGAAGCGTTCAGCAAATTGCGTTAGCAACTCTGCACTGACGGTATAGCAACATTTCTGGATAGAGGGACCCATATAAATCCGGCAGTTTTCAACAAGGGTTCCGAAACTATCTTTCATTTGTGCAAGTGTGTTCACGGCAATTCGTGCGAAGGTGCCGCGCCACCCTGCATGCGCGATCCCGATTGCTGGCGTTTCAATATCAAGAATGAAAATAGGGATACAATCCGCTGTAAAAATTCCTAATGCCACGCCGCGACATGCGGAGACAAGCGCGTCTGCCTCTGGCGGGTTTTCAAGAGATACTCCGGTTGTGGCATCCACATCAACAACACAGTTCCCATGAACTTGACGACAATACCGCAACTTCTGTAGACCTGTTTGCTGAAAAAGAATTTTCCTGTTAGTTGCGACTGCACTCGGATCGTCACCGACATGTTCAGCGAGATTCAAGGACGCGTAAGGTGCGTGGCTAACGCCCCCAGTACGCAGACTAATTCCTGCAGTGACAATACCGGTTGTTTGAAGTTCCTGAATCGCACGATACGTCTTCATGTCTTATAATCTTCTCGTGGCGGACTAAAGATGTCAAGGGCAACAGCGGGTTCTTCAAACGCCCTTGCCCTGTGCTTCACATTGGAAGGGATAAGGTAAGCGTCCCCTTTTTTGAGTATCCGAGAATCTCCATCAATAGACAGTTCAAATGTCCCCTCAAGTACCATTCCCATCTGTTCATGCGGATGACTGTGCTCTGCAACGACACTATGCGGTTGTAAATTGACGAAGGACATCATTATTTTTTCACCATGAAGTGTCCGAATACTTGCGCCGTCAAACACCTGCTTTTCGGGTTGCTCATCAATAACAAAAAAGGGCATCTGTTGTGAGTATCTCCTGTTTATGGTAGATTATGGAAATGGCACATCGGGTGTGATAGGCTCGACGTAAAGAAGCCTTTTACAACTTGAACAGTAGACTTGCTTCTGATACTTTTGCGCCTCCTTGAGGGTCTGGTGTTGAATAGCGATGCGGCAACTGGCACAGATACCATTTTTACTGAGCGCGACGAAACCGGTTTTCGCTCGTGCTGCGCCGGATCGGCTTGCAAACTGTGCTTTCATCCAGCGATGATACTCGTCTCTGAGACCTTTTTCAATTTTAGGAAGAAACGCCTTCCGCCGTTCCAAATTTTTATCTCTCTCTGTCTCTAAACCTTGGAGTTCTTGTTGGAGTTGTGCAGTTTCAGTAGCGGTTTTCTGCCTTTCGCGGTTTACTTCAACTTCCAATTGTGCCAATTCTTCTTTGAGTAGATCGCTTTTCTCCATAAGAACTAAGATACTATCTTCGGCTTCTTCGTCCTCCTTATCAAGGTACTCAATTTGTCGTTCAAGTGCATCATAAGCCTCGTTTGTCTTAACAATGCGTTGTTCATCTCGATATTTTTCGCGTTGGACAGCGTTCATTTCAATTTCAGCACTTTTGGATCGTTGTTCTTTCTCTGTCTCCGAGAGTTCCACCGATTTCGCCGCCATATCTTCTTCAAACTCTACAACGTCCGCCTCTAACTGTTTAATGCTACGTGGGATCTCCTGAAGTTTTTGCTGGATTGATAAGAGTTCTTGGTCCCGCTCTTGCAATTGGTATAACAAGGCGAGTTGTTGTTGTAAAGGCTCATTAGCCATTATACTTCTGCCTCCTTTTCGACGAGATATGCAAAGAAAATACCGAGTTGATACAAAACAAAGAGTGGTATTGCCATGAGCAACATTGACCCTGGATCGGCAGGTGTCAAGAGGGCTGACATGACACAGATACCTAATAAAGCGTAACTTTGCTTCTCACGAAAGCCCCGTGCATCAATGACTCCAATACGGGACAGAAACGCCATAACTATGGGTAGCTCAAAAGCGATACCGAATCCTAAGATTAAACGGGTTACAAAGTTGATATATTTCTCGAGGTCCCACATATTGGGTAACTCTGGTAGGAGCTGCGCGGAGAATTGCAGGACCACCGGTGTGACAATAAAGTAGGCGAAAGCCGCACCGCAGATAAAAAATACGACGATAATTAAAAACAGCGGCACTGCGAATTGTCGCTCCTCGCGATTGAGTGCCGGAAAAACGAACGCCCAAATTTGATAAATGATTATCGGTAGTGCCAGCAAAATGCCGGTGGTGATCCCTAATTTCAGGTATGCCATGATACCTTCCAAGGGACCAACCTTCATCAGTATTGCGTCAACACCGGAAGTCCCAGACCGCAAAGCGAGTGCGAAAAACCCGAGTATGGAGCCTTCAGCCCCTCCGACGGCATCAATAGCATTCGCAATTAGCGTGTTCATCGAAGTTCCCAATGGAAACTTAATTACCTTTTCAATGGGCTTGCTGAAAGATAAGCTTAAGACCGTAAAAACAGCGATTGCAATAGCAGAAATAATAATTCGGCGCCGGAGTTCCTCCAAGTGTTCCCAAAAAGTCATTGCGACTTCATTAGATTGCGTAGATTCCATAGTGCATGCCGCTCACAGTCGGAGTCATCAAGAGGTTTTCGGAGGCTTAATGTTCGGATCCGATTCTTTATCAATTTCATTTACTGTTTTTGTCAATTCATCTTGGAGATCACTACCAGCACTCTTAAATTCTCGGATCGCTTTGCCGAGTGAACGTCCCATTTCGGGCAACTTCTTCGGCCCAAAAATGACGAGTGCGACGACCAGGATTATAAATATCTCCATTCCGCCTATTCCACCCATATTTTTATTCCTCCTCCAATAAAATGTGGTAGTTTACTGCTACCTATAGTGTAGCATAAAATCCCTCTATTCGCAATTATTTTTTTGGATGGAATGTGTTGTGAGAAAACTTGTTGGAAGATGAGAAAATACGCGAGTTTCAGAGTATTCAGCGTAAAATCGGAAAAAATGTCTACAGGAAAAAATCGTAACTGGCGGAAAATGTTACGTTTTTATAACATTTTTAAATTGGGATTTCTGTGGGAATTTCGGTTGAAGACCTACTGGTGGCATGGGTTTCTTGGGTATTTCCTCGTTACGATTCTCTATTGAAAAAAAATAATTTGGTGAAAAGTGTAACATTTTGCAAACGATTGATAAATTACTTTACTCATATATCTTCATTCAATCGAGCGGATATTTCCAGAAATTCCTGTTCGCTGAATACCAATTGGAAGATGCCTTGTTGTCTGGGACCGTCGCAGACGACCATTCTTCCGGCGGTGTTGAACGCACCTTCAAGCGTTTCCAACACCTTTCGCTTGTATTCCGTGTCAAGATTGCCTTCGAGATGTTCACCTTTTGTGTCAAAAATCAAGACGCGTGTTACGCCCGCGACTTCATTTGTCAGTGCCACGAAGTCTGGATAGATGCGACCGCGTTTCCAGCCTTGCAAGTAGTATTCACCCCGTTGACGCGCCGCGACCCGATGCCACCAGTGCAAGGCTCGCTCCTCGTCAAGGTAATACGCAAACTTCTTCTCCAATTCGCTGTCGAATTGGTGCTCAAAAACGGGTTCAAAGAGACTTAACTGCACAGGCTCATAATCGCTCTTTAATAGCGGTCTATCATCGGAACGAACCTGTATTTTGTAATTGCCTACCATCCGATAGTTGGGTTCTTGGGTCTCCAAATCAAAGCGGATCTCATCCTGATCCAGTTTTCTACGAAAGACCTGCTCCGCCTGCGTCTCGACTTCACGTTTCACGTGTTCCCGAAGGGTATGTGCGAGGTAAGAACGCCGATTGTAAATGTCTGCTTCGGTCTCACCGGCTGCTCTCAGGCGTTCGTGCATCTGTTGTGCGATGCGAGCGGCTTGCCAGAGATTCGGCATAATATCAGACAGACGGCGAGCGAAATCGGAGATACTAACGGTTCTGTCAATGTAGGGTTCCTGCTCGGTATGGAAAACGGGTGCAACCTCACCCACATCAACCGTTGCGGATTGCCTGCGAACGTTCTCAGGCGCGGAGGCATGTGGGTCGGGAGGTTCGATCGCTGCCCAGTCTATATACGGCAGGATATGCGCTTGATAATTGAGTTGAATCCATCTATCACCATCTCTATGACGGACTACGGGCAGATAGATTTCGTGTCCTCGGAACCGGTCTCGGCGTTGCACCGTCTGCTGTTGGGTTTCTTGGGATTCACTTGCTGGTTCCCGTGAATCCGACGCGCCCATCACTTCATCGCCCAAGCCTGTCAATCCCTCCGATTCCAAGCCATTCTTAACTTGCGTGACAACGGTCCCGACATCGACATTATTGCAGTAGACGTAACACTGATCGAGCGATTCTCTACCGGTGAGTTGTGCATGTGGTTGTCGCATCACGCGCCCGACGAG
This window contains:
- the fmt gene encoding methionyl-tRNA formyltransferase, whose protein sequence is MGTSEFAVPALKELIAHKFELIGVVTQPDRPSGRGKRLTPSPVKLVATEHTIPVYQPEKARKPDFVRTLKRLAPDVIVVAAFGQILPQTVLDIPPCGTINLHPSLLPKYRGAAPIQWALIKGETETGVTLMLLDAGEDTGDIISADRVPIRHEDTAFTLTKQLAQLGANQLVRCLSNMPDGEPPSAIPQNDAEATHAPRLTKEIGQIDWNQPAITIHNLVRGTAIWPGAYTFFREKLRLKIVRCQPLPQKTDGQSGTLEIVERQKLLVATAEGTLQLLEIQPATKKPMEAHDFINGYQLQTGECFNY
- the lspA gene encoding signal peptidase II, with the protein product MPTKQDPKKNTPQTLIPLIGVAIPVLIVDWVSKWLVQNHITQVIEVIPIIPGFFNLRHDRNTGAAFGVLAGHRVLLILITIIALAFIFAYYLRFRESRWMQVALGFLLGGAVGNFIDRLYLGEVVDFLQFGIADKGLFWPTFNIADISVCIGAGMLIVYLFQNRDQNQDT
- a CDS encoding class I tRNA ligase family protein; its protein translation is MRKRNSTTKNTTRKRGKSTKPKEIPQLTDRERENAVLEIWQNADVYPLASKKSATVDRNAVKSSAAQHRHASQAETYVLREMPTSVDALTLNTLCRKVCQDIFLKAELMQGHQVTYVPAWETYPLWIEEHVIEAAKSKTPIKLSVLRKRCRARHKQELEVQKQKFHQLGIFADWDTSQKTLESRQEARLIALISRLRDSGYLHDLPQLSPWCPNCTVPINEANLVQIPTHTLNGYVKFPFNVGLEEFGINVFFCLQMPHLWEIAGIVKLGITDDTPYWLTQWQDEYLLFAEPQLKHFTKHLPKGQSRPKAVKEIKASELAKCAVAHPLFPAKDLEITLIPETVAANAVRDKSISSLKSGVMPLNPAHHLPSYKIAQTLEMNTMPVFDETGRFTEEAGQLCGLYLFDAEKFIVPQLEKCGYLLKTQKGEMPEPHCPRCKELAVFRPCSKWVFSISKNHATTQLLNAQEYWDNYGDTDHKGIRDVQKDVLNFEDLPVSAQRQWGMPLPILLCDQCDEPLTDKNTLNAIRNSIQRGFEFWFRLSVEELLPVDTRCQNCNSSDFRKEATLLDSHFANLLQIIDNSDFKKPLGGHTSVMFVPKTDTVSDLKWTKWLAEISVISAALSRSRPIKESQPLKQLKLKTMPKVGGEIQVEDAFLNKYPADVARLVAITPNVGTEQVNPKHLDKLARDYLVKYQQLQELLENISKGIGNSHQQKNSLADDFQRFPTVSDRDSSESRLLTAESALIDSLAIIVTFLRLQEVQQAYQDGDFHEMWTLLTDFCENDLRFYVRAIESRPAKILHVAQATLAQIATVLVQRLAPLTPFLAEHFYHLISEEGITGNHSIFQKNWHQLSPIVEKTLHVSDIEAKDAKAEWEVLKNAHEAGS
- a CDS encoding YggT family protein; amino-acid sequence: MDMLAWFISELLEIYTIVVFANAILSWFVAGTQNAIVRQLYWWTSRLVDPVLNPIRNVLGPVTRNFGIDISPFVLILLLQFLARVIW
- the proC gene encoding pyrroline-5-carboxylate reductase encodes the protein MSETYLTEPQGKIKNLGVIGIGKMGGIIVRSIADTVFPAKQIWVTDLDTTLVQQLCDEKGTNSASDIASLIENTHVILCAVTPPAVPHVLPQVARALSSPQWLISIAAGVTTATLESYFDNTPPVVRVMPNISASVGAAISVLTTGSTANQEHLEIAQQIFDACGISLVMDERHLDAVTGVSGSGPAYVALFIEALADAGVHVGLPRAEAQKLATHTVLGAATMLAETQEHPAVLKNRVTTPGGTTAAGLHALEQGGLRATLTEAILAATERAKELGST
- a CDS encoding YggS family pyridoxal phosphate-dependent enzyme; this encodes MNSIVDNLSRINERIASAAARSQRTLDSITLVAVTKGRSAAEIQTVLAAGATDIGENRVQEAQQKYAPVNAFVDAVGTDASDNACRWHLIGHLQRNKVKTALEMFSLIHSVDSLRLLAEIAHRSEQRSQRTDVLIQINTTREASKYGVAAEDVLQFIEDAQAYPASRIVGLMTMGQLTPSPDENRPAFALLRSLAEKIEAQKFPGVTMEYLSMGMTNDFEVAVQEGANLVRIGRAIFEVSEE
- the pgeF gene encoding peptidoglycan editing factor PgeF — translated: MKTYRAIQELQTTGIVTAGISLRTGGVSHAPYASLNLAEHVGDDPSAVATNRKILFQQTGLQKLRYCRQVHGNCVVDVDATTGVSLENPPEADALVSACRGVALGIFTADCIPIFILDIETPAIGIAHAGWRGTFARIAVNTLAQMKDSFGTLVENCRIYMGPSIQKCCYTVSAELLTQFAERFGNTVHDGTNLSLQTANLNQLVEADLPAASISISPLCTACRTDLFYSHRAENGQTGRMLSYIQLDTE
- a CDS encoding cupin domain-containing protein codes for the protein MPFFVIDEQPEKQVFDGASIRTLHGEKIMMSFVNLQPHSVVAEHSHPHEQMGMVLEGTFELSIDGDSRILKKGDAYLIPSNVKHRARAFEEPAVALDIFSPPREDYKT
- the tatC gene encoding twin-arginine translocase subunit TatC, whose amino-acid sequence is MESTQSNEVAMTFWEHLEELRRRIIISAIAIAVFTVLSLSFSKPIEKVIKFPLGTSMNTLIANAIDAVGGAEGSILGFFALALRSGTSGVDAILMKVGPLEGIMAYLKLGITTGILLALPIIIYQIWAFVFPALNREERQFAVPLFLIIVVFFICGAAFAYFIVTPVVLQFSAQLLPELPNMWDLEKYINFVTRLILGFGIAFELPIVMAFLSRIGVIDARGFREKQSYALLGICVMSALLTPADPGSMLLMAIPLFVLYQLGIFFAYLVEKEAEV
- a CDS encoding TatA/E family twin arginine-targeting protein translocase; translation: MGGIGGMEIFIILVVALVIFGPKKLPEMGRSLGKAIREFKSAGSDLQDELTKTVNEIDKESDPNIKPPKTS